The following proteins are encoded in a genomic region of Comamonas resistens:
- the argH gene encoding argininosuccinate lyase, whose product MSTSAPSHNQLDTKAEAWSALFSEPMSDLVKRYTSSVFFDKRMWQADIQGSLAHAEMLSAQKIIGADDFAAIQKGMAQITAEIEAGTFEWKLDLEDVHLNIEARLTALVGDAGKRLHTGRSRNDQVATDVRLWLRSEIDLIEGLLKELQRSLVEVAEKNVDVILPGFTHLQVAQPVSFGHHMLAYVEMFKRDAERMLDVRKRVNVLPLGSAALAGTTYPLDRERVARTLGMEGVSQNSLDGVSDRDFAIEFTAAASLCMVHVSRLSEELIIWMSQNFGFIKIADRFTTGSSIMPQKKNPDVPELARGKTGRVVGHLMGLITLMKGQPLAYNKDNQEDKEPLFDTVDTLKDTLRIFAEMIGGQINPATGAKEGGITVNAENMRAAALKGYATATDLADYLVKKGLPFRDAHETVAHAVKLATMKGVDLTELPLAELQAFNPNIEADVFEALSLEGSLNARNTLGGTAPAQVRAQLAKHQTRLA is encoded by the coding sequence CGAACCCATGAGCGACCTGGTCAAGCGCTACACCTCCAGCGTGTTCTTCGACAAGCGCATGTGGCAGGCCGACATCCAGGGCTCTCTGGCACACGCCGAAATGCTGTCGGCCCAGAAGATCATCGGCGCCGATGACTTCGCCGCCATCCAGAAGGGCATGGCGCAGATCACGGCCGAGATCGAGGCCGGCACTTTCGAGTGGAAGCTGGATCTGGAAGACGTGCACCTGAATATCGAGGCGCGCCTGACCGCTCTGGTCGGCGATGCCGGCAAGCGCCTGCACACCGGCCGCAGCCGCAACGACCAGGTGGCGACCGACGTGCGCCTGTGGCTGCGCAGCGAGATCGACCTGATCGAAGGCCTGCTCAAGGAGCTGCAGCGCTCGCTGGTCGAAGTGGCCGAGAAGAATGTGGATGTGATCCTGCCCGGTTTCACCCACCTGCAGGTGGCCCAGCCCGTGAGCTTCGGCCACCATATGCTGGCCTATGTGGAAATGTTCAAGCGTGACGCCGAGCGCATGCTGGATGTGCGCAAGCGCGTCAATGTGCTGCCCCTGGGCTCTGCGGCCCTGGCCGGCACCACCTACCCGCTGGACCGCGAGCGCGTGGCCAGGACCCTGGGCATGGAAGGCGTGAGCCAGAACTCGCTGGACGGCGTGTCCGATCGTGACTTCGCCATCGAGTTCACCGCGGCGGCCTCGCTGTGCATGGTGCACGTGAGCCGTTTGTCGGAAGAACTGATCATCTGGATGAGCCAGAACTTCGGCTTCATCAAGATTGCCGACCGCTTCACCACCGGCTCGTCCATCATGCCCCAGAAGAAGAACCCCGACGTGCCCGAGCTGGCACGCGGCAAGACCGGCCGCGTGGTCGGCCACCTGATGGGCCTGATCACCCTGATGAAGGGCCAGCCCCTGGCCTACAACAAGGACAACCAGGAAGACAAGGAGCCGCTGTTCGATACGGTGGATACCTTGAAGGACACGCTGCGCATCTTCGCCGAGATGATCGGCGGCCAGATCAATCCTGCGACCGGCGCCAAGGAAGGCGGCATCACCGTCAACGCCGAGAACATGCGCGCTGCGGCGCTCAAAGGTTATGCCACCGCGACCGATCTGGCCGACTATCTGGTCAAGAAGGGCCTGCCCTTCCGCGATGCCCACGAAACCGTGGCGCATGCCGTGAAGCTGGCCACCATGAAGGGTGTGGACCTGACCGAGTTGCCTTTGGCCGAGCTGCAGGCCTTCAACCCCAATATCGAGGCCGATGTGTTCGAGGCCCTGAGCCTGGAAGGCTCGCTCAATGCCCGTAACACGCTGGGCGGCACGGCACCAGCCCAAGTGCGTGCGCAGCTGGCCAAGCATCAGACCCGTCTGGCTTGA